TTATGTAGTTCTTTAACCGCACCATCGGTAAAAGTTACCGGGGCACTAGCAGTTTCAACAGCGTTACTCATCTTAATTTCAAATTAATGTGTTTTCAAATATAACGCAAAATGCACAACTTTACCGTCGCTAACCCAATTAATGACCTCTGCTTAACATTTATAAATTTGTACGATGATGCTTTTTTCTGTTCTAGTTGAGGTTTTTAAATATGCCGTTGCCGGCATCCTTGTACTTTTTGCGGCTTTGTACCTGTTTAAGCCGTATCTTAATAATCAGGAGAAATTTAAGCTGATAGAATTCAGGAGAGCGCAGGCTGCCCAAACGCTGCCTATGCGCCTGCAGGCTTATGAGCGATTGATCCTGCTGATTGATCGTATCAACCCCGCAAATATGCTCATCCGCTTAAATGCAAACGCCTATAGTGCTGCCGAGCTGCACAGTTTAATTATAAACGAAGTGCGCAACGAGTATCAGCATAACGTAACGCAGCAATTATATGTATCGCCGGCATCATGGACGGTGGCCAAACGCATTAAGGCAGATACCACCAACCTGGTCAACAACGTAGCCCGTACATTGCCGGGCGATGCCACGGGGTTAGACCTGGGGCGGGCCATCCTCACGCAACTGAGTCAGGCTGAGATTGACCCCTACGATGCCGCCGCACAACTGATTAGGGCGGATGTGACAGAGCTATTTTAAACATCTATGATATATGGCAGACGGTAAACAGATCAAAACCACATCGGGAATAGAAATAAAAGAAGTTTACACAGAACCGTCGGCCATGAGCGAGCAGCCAGGCGAGTTTCCGTTTACCAGGGGCATTCAGAAAGATATGTACCGTGGCCGCCTGTGGACCATGCGCCAATACGCCGGGTTCTCTACCGCCGAAGAATCAAACAAACGATACCATTATCTACTCAGTCAGGGCACCACGGGCCTGTCGGTAGCGTTTGACCTGCCCACGCAGATTGGCTACGACTCAGACCATCACATGGCCGAAGGCGAGGTGGGCAAAGTTGGTGTAGCCATAGACTCGCTGAAAGATATGGAGCAGCTGTTTGCAGGTATCGAACTGCAGAACATCACCACCAGCATGACCATCAATGCTACGGCCCCCATCCTGCTGGCCATGTACATCGCGTTAGCAAAAAAGCAGGGGGCAGATTTAAAGCAACTATCGGGCACCATCCAGAATGACATCTTGAAGGAGTATGCCGCACGTGGCACCTATATCTATCCGCCTGCGCCGTCTATGCGCCTCATTACCGATGTGTTTGAGTACTGCAGCAAAGAGGTGCCCAAGTGGAACACCATCTCTATATCGGGCTATCACATTCGCGAGGCAGGATCTACCGCAGTGCAAGAGCTGGCTTTTACCCTGGCTAACGGTAAGGCCTATTTAAAGGCGGCGCTAGAGAAGGGGTTGGATATAGATGTGTTTGCACCTCGCCTGTCGTTTTTCTTCAACTGCCATAATAACTTCTTTGAAGAGATTGCCAAATTTCGCGCTGCGCGCCGGATGTGGGCCCATATGACCAAAGAATTGGGGGCAACTACGCCTGAGGCCCAGAAACTGCGCTTCCACACGCAAACGGGCGGTTCTACCCTT
This region of Mucilaginibacter yixingensis genomic DNA includes:
- a CDS encoding methylmalonyl-CoA mutase, giving the protein MADGKQIKTTSGIEIKEVYTEPSAMSEQPGEFPFTRGIQKDMYRGRLWTMRQYAGFSTAEESNKRYHYLLSQGTTGLSVAFDLPTQIGYDSDHHMAEGEVGKVGVAIDSLKDMEQLFAGIELQNITTSMTINATAPILLAMYIALAKKQGADLKQLSGTIQNDILKEYAARGTYIYPPAPSMRLITDVFEYCSKEVPKWNTISISGYHIREAGSTAVQELAFTLANGKAYLKAALEKGLDIDVFAPRLSFFFNCHNNFFEEIAKFRAARRMWAHMTKELGATTPEAQKLRFHTQTGGSTLTAQQPLNNIIRVGQQAMAAVLGGTQSLHTNGYDEALSLPTEEAARIALRTQQIIAFESGVTDTVDPLAGSYFVEALTDEMEAAAKIYIDKIDAMGGSVKAIEQDYIQQEIARASYEYQNEVERGERVIVGVNKFVQEEKPHGDVFRVDDSVRKQQTERLDQLKNTRDNAAVKQCLNDLENAAKNSQNLMPFLLNSVQNYATLGEVANALRNVFGEY